The window ACTACTCTCAGTGAGGCATTTTCCTACTGTTTAATAGATTTAACAGTGTATTGTCGTACTTGTTCCTTACAGGATCATGGCTGGAATATGACGACTTGAAACATCCAAACTGTAAGAGCTACCAAAAGCTCCCGGTCCCTGCTCAGGAGATGCACGTCATCTTCTGGGAAGTGGAGGAGGATAAAGAGCCTTGTGCCTGTTCTCCCTCCAGCACATTTCCTGAATCTCCCCCATCTCAAAATGAGATGAACCCCAGTCAAGGTGACAAAGACTTAACAGCAGAAGAACTGTTGGCTTGCACTCCTGATCAGTCTCTATTCGCGTCTTACAACGACACTGCTGACATCGTCTGTGCACTCTCACTGTCCgaagacagcagcaacatccTAGACACAACAGTCACAGCCGGTGTTGATACATCGATAGGTTCCACAACGCTGCTCGATGCCTTCGAGGGTCTTTCCCATAATGACATCATAACACTCACACTGGTGGaaataaaagaagagaaagaaatgcagcctttaaaggACAACGAACAAACGGATGATTTTAGTGTTCCCAGCAGGAATGAAACACCAGACAGCTCCTCCGCTGCAATAGGTAGTGAAATGTCTCACGGCCCTGATGTTGAGGTCCCCACCACCTACACGTCATCTGATTCTGCGAATGGCTCGTCTAGTGATCCTACGTTTGTGCCTGGTGGCAAGAGAGGGCGAGGGAGACGAGTCGGCAGAGGCAAAACAGTTGGCAGACAAATGGTTAAAAAGGCAGCCGTGCCAAAAGCAGCTCCGAATATTTCACCTGAATCTTCTGAGCCGTCCGAAGTGATCAGTAGCAAACTTGagactactactgctgctgctgctgctgctcaggaTGACACGCCACCTGTTGAAACTACACAGCAAGTGTCCCCCGTGTCTTCTACAGATACCTCATCCCTGTCCACTAGTCAGAAGAGTCCCACAATGCCGCCTCAGAATGCCCGCTggtccttcctgctcagcaaacaCCCACTGAACCACGTTCACAAGACGATTGCCAAGCTCACCCCCAACACCTCGGTCACACAAGTAAAGTCCACTCCTCCTGCTCACTCTACGCCCAACCCTGTGAGAAGACAGCAGACTTCTGATAGATTCTTCCATAAACCACAGCTCAGGACAGAGGAGAGTGAAGGTCTCCCACTTAAAGCTGCAGAAATGTACGGTGGATTCGCTGCAAAGAGCTCAAACACCCCAAGTCCAGTCCCATCTCCTGCACTTCTCAATGGTAAATCAAAGCCGTTTCTACCCATAATTGGTAACCACCAGAAATCCCTAAAGGACACTACAGTGGTGTCTGGTACATCACTTCCTATGCCTGGAGGAAAGCTCCCTGAAATATCCTCCTCAAAGAAACCTAGCAGCCAGTCCTCGAAGCTTCCTCTGGGTCTCAGCGACACCGAAGCCCTCAGGTACAAGCTGATAAAGAAACTAaaggcaaagaagaagaagctcgCCAAGCTGAATGAAATGTTGGGTCAGCAGGGCTCCCCTAACACGGTCACCTCCAGCACCTACGACGGCTCCATCTGCGACGACTTCCTCTCGGACCTTCTCTCGCCAGCAACGACAGCCAGCCACCTTTCACCAGACAGCAGCGGCTTTCTTGAGATGCTTGCCAACGGGCAAGATGGAGTTGACCAGTTGGACTGTGGGGTCAGTGTTGTCGCTGCTGTGTCGCAGATGAATGCACCCAACACTGAAAACTTCCTGGACGAGTTTCTCTCGCAGGCTGTGGCTGAAAGACCAACTGAGATGGAGGCCGAGGCACTCAATGCACTTGAACTTTTTATTTGAGCTGGGGGGTCTGCAAGCTCCAAGCACAGATAACCTTGACAAACCTTATTCTAAACCTCATCTATCACTCAGAAATGTCAGTTTTGAGCCACCTGTTCCACATGAAGATACATTTTACAAGTTTAAAGTAATCTGTGTACTTATGTTGCTATTCATTTCCATGGTTTATTAGTTTATCTACATGTTATGGATGACATTTGTAAAGTTTGGCACTTTGTAGTGTAAATATTGTATGTAACTGGGTTGTATGAAGCAATCAAATTTACAACCAAATCTGTTTGTTTGCTCggttttggtattttgacaAATTACTTGAAAGTTCTCATTCAACAATTTTTAAGCGTCATTTAATAAATGCTTTAGATGACTCtagtatgtttgttttatttgttatattttttgttgtattatGAAATTTAGGAAAACGtgcaatgttttgtttcagcttccacagtaaaatgtttatattttcagGTTGTTTGAAGTCATTCAGGTACCTAGTTATTTGTGAGTCACAATTTTGCACATATTACCAACTTCTAACAATGCTTCCAAATTAAAAATACCCACCAGCATTAGGCTGTACTGTAGCTAAGAGCAAAACTGTTagttatttgatttgattctgATGTCTATGGTACGTTCAGACATCAAACATGCATTGATTATTCTTTACCACTTCCATAATATGTTGATATCGGTAATAACATGATGAGAAgcataatatacaaaataaagttgGCATTTTTAGGCAATTGAGTGACAgacttttgaaatcaaagaaaaaatacatttttatggtACAATGGAACATTCATGTCAGTACAGAAATTAAAACGAAATCCAATAAATCAGGTAATGTGGCGGTAAATATGTAGCTACATTACAACCTTAAagaaaaataggtaattgaaaTCTTCCTTTTCATTGTTGGCAGGTAAACTTGATGATGAACATGATCTTTAGaataatatacttttttttgactATGACAAGAGTAAAGTTtttattacaattacaattatttaaagaaaggcaacatcaaaaagaaaggtcttcagccttgatttaaaagaagtgagagttgcagcggacctgcagttttctgggagtttgttccagatatgtggagcataaaaactgaacgctgcttccccctgtttagttctgactctggggacaacaagcagacctgtcccagacgacctgagaggtctgggtgggtcatagtgtagcagcagatcagaatatatattttggccctaaaccgtttagtgatttataaaccagggagacctgtaaagacactgttacagtagtcaagtctactgaaaataaaagcatggacaagtttttccaaatcctgctgagacataagtcttttaccccttgatatattcttaaggtgataataggctgactttgtaattgtcttaatgtggctgttaaaattcaggtctaagtccatgactacaccaagatttctggctttgtctgttgtttttaacattgtcgtttgaagctgagtacGATGCAAGGCGATGCAAATTTGTATATGTGCGTGcaatctctcacacaaacacagaggaaGTAGCAGGCTTGTTTGCAACTCTCTGTATTAAGCCAGAGCATCATTTACATAAAGAGGAAGCCATAAACTTGATGATGAACATGATCTTTAGaataatatacttttttttgactATGACAAGAGTAAAGTTGCACCTAATCTAATTTATATTCAGGTGTTTGGT is drawn from Sander vitreus isolate 19-12246 chromosome 13, sanVit1, whole genome shotgun sequence and contains these coding sequences:
- the uspl1 gene encoding SUMO-specific isopeptidase USPL1 — encoded protein: MVICFEWHRTAVDQKSSSGLPMTGEDTGLGALASPLVGYLGKVQQRAASLEYCPWCTSKGLTYVLRSFRINLQESITLCTNPQCLFPLVSRSLEDVLASLAPVEPTVGEKRKHPFALEKEELIRPEHKRLRSSELDSLGPQSITDALISQVEHGAVNVVSSGQHAAPKTDGGKVNGYRDSPVTETTGRESLHKDYALDQEPENAACRDTFVSPTCMTPAGQLQCSSEALLTSDGDEPELSPHHGALGTSEDDFKHVVSSPEVLNRRCPLDSSQSFFTNGDMYSTEMNIPSPQHNEQAARTEQKSLSADITTCKDIGGFKSATEGLSTTTITESEKLVSVPNRLFWRNSDNLCWLDSLLVALVNCKSLRKCKHKDEPQRSSVWQLMTGYEDICTAIQIHQQTGRDGIVRVPNQVLQKANADLHSLRMSVFKLLQPKLHCKLGQRETPVFAFPLLLQMDSWVEPLFQSTFYWEFKCSECKTTTKERVVNTLPTFTNVLPDWRPLDAVHLAPCNVCGQKNQRRTMMLESVPPVFELHFVEGLPDNDVRIYAFTFKGKRYSITTVIQYNHQLKHFVTWICNSDGSWLEYDDLKHPNCKSYQKLPVPAQEMHVIFWEVEEDKEPCACSPSSTFPESPPSQNEMNPSQGDKDLTAEELLACTPDQSLFASYNDTADIVCALSLSEDSSNILDTTVTAGVDTSIGSTTLLDAFEGLSHNDIITLTLVEIKEEKEMQPLKDNEQTDDFSVPSRNETPDSSSAAIGSEMSHGPDVEVPTTYTSSDSANGSSSDPTFVPGGKRGRGRRVGRGKTVGRQMVKKAAVPKAAPNISPESSEPSEVISSKLETTTAAAAAAQDDTPPVETTQQVSPVSSTDTSSLSTSQKSPTMPPQNARWSFLLSKHPLNHVHKTIAKLTPNTSVTQVKSTPPAHSTPNPVRRQQTSDRFFHKPQLRTEESEGLPLKAAEMYGGFAAKSSNTPSPVPSPALLNGKSKPFLPIIGNHQKSLKDTTVVSGTSLPMPGGKLPEISSSKKPSSQSSKLPLGLSDTEALRYKLIKKLKAKKKKLAKLNEMLGQQGSPNTVTSSTYDGSICDDFLSDLLSPATTASHLSPDSSGFLEMLANGQDGVDQLDCGVSVVAAVSQMNAPNTENFLDEFLSQAVAERPTEMEAEALNALELFI